From the Clavibacter phaseoli genome, one window contains:
- a CDS encoding NAD-dependent epimerase/dehydratase family protein: MGTITITGGSGRIATSIRPLLVAAGHELRLLDVVAPPTPLAAGETSAIVDTTDVDACTEAFRGSDLVVHLAAHAAERPWEAIQAVNNDGAHAVHEAVVRAGVPRILAASSIHAVGFLPATEAAREDVPAPRPDTFYGLSKVLLEGLGSLYADRNGHVVVSVRIMTAEPEPSQARSVSTWLSPGDAARLVEAVLRWDEPGHRIVWGVSRNTRRWVSLAAGEAIGYHPEDDAEVFAHRFPELGEDTSPPAGVLIGSIFTTVELGSDMG, from the coding sequence ATGGGCACGATCACGATCACGGGAGGGTCCGGCCGGATCGCCACGAGCATCCGCCCGCTGCTCGTCGCCGCCGGGCACGAGCTGCGGCTGCTCGACGTGGTGGCGCCGCCGACGCCGCTCGCGGCGGGGGAGACGTCGGCCATCGTCGACACGACCGACGTCGACGCGTGCACGGAGGCGTTCCGCGGATCCGACCTCGTGGTGCACCTCGCGGCGCACGCGGCCGAGCGGCCGTGGGAGGCGATCCAGGCGGTCAACAACGACGGCGCGCACGCGGTGCACGAGGCGGTCGTGCGTGCGGGGGTGCCGCGGATCCTCGCGGCCAGCTCCATCCACGCCGTCGGCTTCCTGCCCGCGACCGAGGCGGCGCGCGAGGACGTGCCCGCGCCCCGGCCCGACACCTTCTACGGCCTGAGCAAGGTGCTTCTCGAGGGGCTCGGCAGCCTGTACGCCGACCGGAACGGGCACGTCGTGGTGAGCGTCCGGATCATGACGGCCGAGCCCGAGCCGTCCCAGGCCCGCAGCGTCTCGACCTGGCTCTCGCCGGGCGACGCGGCACGGCTCGTGGAGGCCGTGCTGCGGTGGGACGAGCCCGGCCACCGCATCGTCTGGGGCGTCTCCCGGAACACGCGCCGCTGGGTGTCGCTCGCCGCGGGCGAGGCGATCGGCTACCACCCGGAGGACGATGCCGAGGTCTTCGCGCACCGGTTCCCGGAGCTCGGGGAGGACACGTCGCCGCCCGCGGGCGTGCTGATCGGGTCGATCTTCACGACGGTGGAGCTGGGCTCCGACATGGGGTGA
- a CDS encoding DUF1045 domain-containing protein, with translation MTRVAVYAVPGIGSDDPAGILLRERAEAWLGRSVVGGSTPPAPAAPAGWTRDEVDAITVDARRYGFHGTLKPPFRLAEGRDLDGLDEAVARFGADRDRVVVPALRVQPLDGFLALVPTRHSPALHALAADVVTGLDAFRAPPTEAETARRDPASLSPRQRELLAAWGYPHVLDRFRFHLTLTDRIPTAALPRAEAALAAWFAEAVDRPVAVDALALLVEDAPGAPFRLRSVHPLRAPLDRRDPSDPLDPRAIPAPDPEGTR, from the coding sequence ATGACCCGCGTCGCGGTATACGCGGTGCCGGGAATCGGCTCGGACGACCCGGCCGGGATCCTGCTGCGCGAGCGCGCCGAGGCGTGGCTCGGGCGGTCCGTCGTCGGCGGATCCACGCCCCCGGCCCCCGCCGCGCCCGCGGGCTGGACCCGCGACGAGGTCGACGCGATCACGGTCGACGCCCGCCGCTACGGCTTCCACGGCACGCTCAAGCCGCCCTTCCGCCTCGCCGAGGGGCGCGACCTCGACGGGCTCGACGAGGCGGTGGCCCGGTTCGGGGCCGACCGGGACCGCGTCGTGGTGCCCGCCCTGCGGGTCCAGCCGCTCGACGGGTTCCTCGCGCTCGTGCCGACCCGGCACTCCCCCGCGCTGCACGCGCTCGCCGCGGACGTCGTCACGGGCCTCGACGCGTTCCGCGCTCCGCCGACGGAGGCGGAGACGGCCCGCCGGGATCCCGCGTCCTTGAGCCCCCGGCAGCGCGAGCTCCTCGCGGCGTGGGGCTACCCGCACGTGCTCGACCGGTTCCGCTTCCACCTGACCCTCACCGACCGGATCCCGACCGCCGCCCTCCCCCGCGCCGAGGCCGCGCTCGCGGCCTGGTTCGCCGAGGCCGTGGACCGCCCGGTCGCCGTCGACGCGCTCGCGCTCCTCGTCGAGGACGCGCCCGGCGCGCCCTTCCGCCTGCGCTCCGTCCACCCGCTGCGTGCCCCGCTCGACCGCCGCGACCCGTCCGACCCGCTCGACCCCCGCGCCATCCCGGCGCCCGACCCCGAAGGAACCCGATGA
- a CDS encoding phosphate/phosphite/phosphonate ABC transporter substrate-binding protein, whose amino-acid sequence MSPSRRTRIGALAASALITALALSGCAAGGSDASSGSAAAASDGTWAKSEGTLVFGAVPDQAGSDSNNKPLEDYIAKETGLKVEYYPTADYTALIAAAVAGKVDLMSSGALQYVMATNKGAEIEPVAATLTSAEVTDPGYYSEAIVPKGSSITDLAGAKGKTVCFVDPNSTSGFLFGLQQLQKAGLDVDSSGTDANGNPTFADFTPYFAGAHDKSAQAVASGQCDVGFAEDSVAEPLAASGQVTVIGKAYVPGGPLSISSTLPADVKAKLTAALQGATPDAIQAAGITLTDGFSKGYFGAQPEDASYYSGIADLCESIPAAKCAK is encoded by the coding sequence ATGTCCCCGTCCCGCCGCACCCGCATCGGAGCCCTCGCGGCCTCCGCCCTGATCACCGCCCTCGCGCTCTCCGGCTGCGCCGCCGGCGGGTCCGACGCCTCCTCCGGATCCGCCGCCGCCGCGAGCGACGGCACCTGGGCCAAGTCCGAGGGCACGCTGGTCTTCGGCGCCGTCCCCGACCAGGCCGGATCCGACTCCAACAACAAGCCGCTCGAGGACTACATCGCCAAGGAGACGGGCCTCAAGGTCGAGTACTACCCGACCGCCGACTACACCGCCCTCATCGCGGCCGCCGTCGCCGGCAAGGTCGACCTGATGAGCTCCGGCGCCCTGCAGTACGTCATGGCGACGAACAAGGGCGCCGAGATCGAGCCGGTCGCCGCGACGCTCACCTCCGCCGAGGTCACCGACCCCGGCTACTACTCCGAGGCGATCGTGCCGAAGGGATCCTCGATCACCGACCTCGCGGGCGCGAAGGGGAAGACGGTCTGCTTCGTCGACCCGAACTCCACCTCGGGCTTCCTCTTCGGCCTGCAGCAGCTGCAGAAGGCCGGCCTCGACGTCGACAGCTCCGGCACGGACGCCAACGGCAACCCGACCTTCGCGGACTTCACGCCCTACTTCGCGGGCGCGCACGACAAGTCGGCGCAGGCCGTCGCGTCCGGCCAGTGCGACGTCGGATTCGCCGAGGACTCGGTCGCCGAGCCCCTCGCGGCCTCCGGCCAGGTCACCGTGATCGGCAAGGCGTACGTCCCCGGCGGGCCGCTCTCCATCTCCTCGACGCTGCCCGCCGACGTGAAGGCGAAGCTCACCGCCGCGCTCCAGGGCGCGACGCCCGACGCGATCCAGGCCGCCGGGATCACGCTCACCGACGGCTTCTCGAAGGGCTACTTCGGCGCTCAGCCGGAGGACGCGTCCTACTACTCCGGGATCGCGGACCTCTGCGAGTCCATCCCCGCCGCCAAGTGCGCGAAGTGA
- a CDS encoding LacI family DNA-binding transcriptional regulator: MAATMSDVAKAAGVSIKTVSNFFNGYPYMRDETRARIEAAVAELGYRMNVSARNLRSGRSRMIALVIPELDSAYLAPLAQDVIDAADELGLSVLVETTAGRRDREIGALSGLHRQVLDGVIYEPLALHQEDAGVIDLNVPLVMIGQRFLEGLADQVLIADRDAARAAVAHLVETGRRRIALIGVREADEPSGSALRQRGAEEALAAAGIPVDPRLQVDPGPWRRESGAAAMAGLLDDGVEIDAVFGFNDSLALGAQWMLQERGLRVPEDVAVAGLDDTADSRFAQPPLTTVSPGRRAIARRAVEMLAERIERGADAGAFRTETMGFELLVRGSTVARAGARPSTAAAPS; the protein is encoded by the coding sequence ATGGCGGCCACGATGAGCGACGTCGCGAAGGCCGCGGGCGTCTCCATCAAGACCGTGAGCAACTTCTTCAACGGCTACCCGTACATGCGCGACGAGACCCGCGCGCGGATCGAGGCGGCGGTCGCCGAGCTCGGCTACCGGATGAACGTCTCCGCCCGGAACCTCCGCTCGGGCCGGTCGCGCATGATCGCGCTCGTGATCCCCGAGCTCGACAGCGCGTACCTGGCGCCGCTCGCGCAGGACGTCATCGACGCGGCCGACGAGCTCGGCCTCAGCGTCCTCGTCGAGACCACGGCGGGGCGGCGCGACCGCGAGATCGGGGCGCTCTCCGGCCTGCACCGCCAGGTGCTCGACGGCGTGATCTACGAGCCGCTCGCGCTCCACCAGGAGGACGCGGGCGTCATCGACCTGAACGTGCCGCTCGTGATGATCGGCCAGCGCTTCCTCGAGGGCCTCGCCGACCAGGTGCTCATCGCCGACCGCGACGCCGCGCGCGCCGCGGTCGCGCACCTCGTCGAGACCGGCCGGCGCCGCATCGCGCTCATCGGCGTGCGCGAGGCCGACGAGCCGTCCGGATCCGCGCTCCGGCAGCGCGGGGCCGAGGAGGCGCTCGCCGCGGCGGGCATCCCCGTCGACCCGCGCCTCCAGGTGGATCCCGGCCCCTGGCGCCGCGAGTCCGGCGCCGCTGCCATGGCCGGCCTCCTCGACGACGGCGTCGAGATCGACGCCGTCTTCGGCTTCAACGACTCGCTCGCGCTCGGCGCCCAGTGGATGCTCCAGGAGCGCGGCCTCCGCGTGCCCGAGGACGTCGCCGTCGCGGGCCTCGACGACACCGCCGACTCCCGCTTCGCGCAGCCGCCGCTCACCACCGTGTCGCCGGGCCGCCGCGCCATCGCGCGTCGCGCGGTCGAGATGCTGGCCGAGCGGATCGAGCGGGGAGCGGACGCGGGCGCGTTCCGCACCGAGACGATGGGCTTCGAGCTGCTCGTGCGGGGGTCGACGGTCGCGCGCGCGGGGGCACGGCCGTCGACCGCCGCGGCCCCGTCCTAG
- the phnC gene encoding phosphonate ABC transporter ATP-binding protein: MATTTTSPLVSVSGLTKAFGSMRALHDVDLTVERGEVVVLLGLSGSGKSTLLRHLDGLELPTAGSVRVFDQDVAALGPQGLRALRGRVAMIFQQFELVPSLTVLENVLTGALGRLRGPRLGIWTYPRAARTEALGHLDRVGLLEKAYERADRLSGGQQQRVAIARALMQRPEILLADEPVASLDPESSEQVMRLIREIAADDGLTVVCSLHQVDLALGWGDRIVGLRHGEVVLDTPTRDLGKAEVMEIYGRVASTTASLAAIAVELGGDAAAALAGSAEAAAASRADGRP, encoded by the coding sequence ATGGCCACCACGACGACCTCCCCGCTCGTCTCCGTCTCCGGGCTCACCAAGGCCTTCGGCAGCATGCGGGCGCTCCACGACGTCGACCTGACCGTCGAGCGCGGGGAGGTCGTCGTGCTCCTCGGCCTGTCCGGCTCGGGCAAGTCGACCCTCCTCCGCCACCTCGACGGCCTCGAGCTCCCGACCGCCGGCAGCGTGCGGGTCTTCGACCAGGACGTCGCCGCCCTCGGCCCGCAGGGGCTCCGCGCGCTCCGCGGCCGCGTCGCGATGATCTTCCAGCAGTTCGAGCTCGTGCCCTCGCTGACGGTGCTCGAGAACGTGCTGACGGGCGCGCTCGGCCGCCTGCGCGGCCCGCGGCTCGGCATCTGGACCTACCCCCGCGCTGCGCGCACCGAGGCGCTCGGCCACCTCGACCGCGTGGGCCTCCTCGAGAAGGCCTACGAGCGCGCCGACCGGCTCTCCGGCGGGCAGCAGCAGCGCGTCGCCATCGCGCGCGCCCTCATGCAGCGGCCCGAGATCCTGCTCGCCGACGAGCCCGTCGCGAGCCTGGATCCCGAGTCGAGCGAGCAGGTCATGCGGCTCATCCGGGAGATCGCCGCCGACGACGGGCTCACCGTGGTGTGCAGCCTGCACCAGGTGGACCTCGCGCTCGGCTGGGGCGACCGCATCGTCGGGCTCCGGCACGGCGAGGTCGTGCTCGACACCCCCACCCGGGACCTCGGCAAGGCCGAGGTGATGGAGATCTACGGGCGCGTGGCGTCGACGACCGCTTCGCTCGCCGCCATCGCGGTCGAGCTGGGCGGCGACGCGGCGGCCGCGCTCGCCGGATCGGCCGAGGCCGCCGCCGCGTCGCGCGCGGACGGCCGCCCGTGA
- a CDS encoding alpha-D-ribose 1-methylphosphonate 5-triphosphate diphosphatase, which produces MSRETVLRNARIVLDDEVLHGSVLIRDGLVADVSPAAPGAIDGPGDDLDGDLLIPGLVELHTDHLESHAQPRPGTRWDPVPAVLAHDAQLSGAGVTTVFDAIRIGTLEGREDATTLSRSLAEAIEHAGRAGLLRAEHLIHLRCEVAAPETIAEFRAFDDISSLRLASLMDHTPGQRQYADVEAFTRYMVGKGRVQASGIGALMEELQAVAEEHSAPNRQAIAAMATARGVALAAHDDATVAHVEESAALGVRISEFPTTVVAARAARAHGQLIVMGAPNIVRGGSQSGNVAATELLALGLLDVLSSDYVPASPLQAVVQMDADGILPLTEGVRLVSGNPARAVGLDDRGVIRVGARADLVRVHRHRIDASERHPGGRTVPVVRAVLRRGARVS; this is translated from the coding sequence ATGAGCCGCGAGACCGTCCTGCGCAACGCCCGCATCGTCCTCGACGACGAGGTGCTGCACGGATCCGTCCTGATCCGCGACGGCCTCGTCGCCGATGTCTCCCCCGCGGCCCCCGGCGCCATCGACGGCCCGGGCGACGACCTCGACGGCGACCTCCTCATCCCCGGGCTCGTCGAGCTGCACACCGACCACCTCGAGTCGCACGCGCAGCCCCGGCCGGGCACGCGCTGGGATCCGGTGCCCGCGGTCCTCGCGCACGACGCGCAGCTGAGCGGCGCGGGCGTCACCACGGTCTTCGACGCGATCCGCATCGGCACCCTCGAGGGCCGCGAGGACGCGACCACGCTGTCCCGGTCGCTCGCGGAGGCCATCGAGCACGCGGGACGCGCGGGGCTCCTGCGCGCGGAGCACCTCATCCACCTGCGCTGCGAGGTCGCGGCGCCCGAGACGATCGCCGAGTTCCGGGCCTTCGACGACATCTCGTCCCTCCGCCTGGCCTCGCTCATGGACCACACGCCGGGCCAGCGCCAGTACGCGGACGTCGAGGCGTTCACGCGCTACATGGTCGGCAAGGGCCGCGTGCAGGCGAGCGGGATCGGCGCCCTCATGGAGGAGCTCCAGGCCGTCGCGGAGGAGCACTCGGCGCCCAACCGCCAGGCGATCGCCGCGATGGCGACGGCCCGCGGCGTCGCGCTCGCGGCCCACGACGACGCCACCGTCGCGCACGTCGAGGAGTCCGCGGCGCTCGGGGTGCGCATCTCCGAGTTCCCGACCACCGTGGTCGCCGCCCGCGCCGCGCGCGCGCACGGCCAGCTCATCGTGATGGGCGCGCCGAACATCGTGCGCGGCGGCAGCCAGTCCGGCAACGTCGCGGCGACCGAGCTGCTGGCGCTCGGCCTCCTCGACGTCCTCTCCTCCGACTACGTGCCCGCGAGCCCGCTGCAGGCCGTCGTGCAGATGGACGCGGACGGGATCCTCCCCCTCACCGAGGGCGTGAGGCTGGTCAGCGGCAACCCGGCGCGCGCCGTGGGGCTCGACGACCGCGGCGTGATCCGGGTGGGCGCGCGCGCCGACCTGGTGCGCGTCCACCGCCACCGCATCGACGCGAGCGAGCGGCACCCGGGCGGCCGGACCGTCCCCGTCGTCCGCGCGGTCCTCCGGCGCGGGGCGCGGGTGTCGTGA
- the phnN gene encoding phosphonate metabolism protein/1,5-bisphosphokinase (PRPP-forming) PhnN, translating into MTDPRTPAPVGPGPFVAVVGASGVGKDALLAAARAASGPEAAFPRRAITRPPGPGEDFDAVDEEEFAAAEARGAFAVTWRAHGLRYGIPAAADDAVRRGAAVVANVSRGMLDTLDARYARLVVVRITVSDEVRADRLRARGREPEDDIARRLARADPSPGRVADHEVRNHGTVEQGGAALLRAIASALADALAAPDDLLIPHPLDPAPRGRTETP; encoded by the coding sequence GTGACGGATCCGCGCACGCCCGCGCCCGTGGGCCCCGGCCCCTTCGTCGCCGTCGTCGGCGCCAGCGGCGTGGGCAAGGACGCCCTGCTCGCGGCCGCCCGCGCGGCCAGCGGCCCGGAGGCGGCGTTCCCGCGCCGCGCCATCACCCGTCCGCCCGGCCCGGGCGAGGACTTCGACGCCGTCGACGAGGAGGAGTTTGCCGCGGCCGAGGCGCGCGGCGCGTTCGCCGTCACCTGGCGCGCGCACGGGCTGCGCTACGGGATCCCCGCCGCGGCCGACGACGCCGTGCGCCGCGGCGCCGCCGTCGTCGCCAACGTCTCCCGCGGCATGCTCGACACCCTCGACGCGCGCTACGCCCGGCTCGTGGTGGTGCGGATCACGGTATCCGACGAGGTGCGCGCCGACCGCCTGCGCGCTCGCGGCCGCGAGCCCGAGGACGACATCGCCCGCCGGCTGGCGCGCGCGGACCCGTCGCCCGGCCGCGTCGCCGACCACGAGGTGCGGAACCACGGCACGGTCGAGCAGGGCGGCGCCGCCCTGCTCCGCGCGATCGCGTCGGCCCTCGCGGACGCTCTCGCGGCGCCCGACGACCTCCTCATCCCCCACCCCCTCGACCCCGCGCCCCGCGGACGGACGGAGACCCCATGA
- a CDS encoding DapH/DapD/GlmU-related protein has product MTTKLRERPEIGPDVAMSGSELGRWTQIGAGTRLLDTVIGDYSYCDRLCDLAHADVGRFANIASAVRVGATDHPLDRATLHHFMYRSTMYWDDVEDDAEFFAHRRSRRTSIGHDTWIGHGAMIKPGVRVGDGAVVASGAIVTRDVPDYAIVAGVPATVIRFRQPPEIAERLRALAWWDWDHATLRARLDDFRALPIEAFLERYEG; this is encoded by the coding sequence ATGACCACGAAGCTCCGGGAGCGGCCCGAGATCGGCCCCGACGTCGCCATGTCCGGCAGCGAGCTCGGCCGCTGGACGCAGATCGGCGCGGGCACGCGCCTGCTCGACACCGTGATCGGCGACTACAGCTACTGCGACCGCCTCTGCGACCTCGCGCACGCCGACGTCGGCCGCTTCGCGAACATCGCGAGCGCCGTGCGCGTCGGGGCCACCGACCACCCGCTCGACCGGGCGACGCTGCACCACTTCATGTACCGCAGCACCATGTACTGGGACGACGTCGAGGACGACGCGGAGTTCTTCGCGCACCGCCGCTCCCGCCGCACGAGCATCGGCCACGACACGTGGATCGGGCACGGCGCCATGATCAAGCCCGGCGTGCGCGTCGGCGACGGCGCGGTCGTCGCGTCGGGGGCGATCGTCACGCGCGACGTGCCGGACTACGCGATCGTCGCCGGGGTGCCCGCCACCGTGATCCGCTTCCGCCAGCCCCCGGAGATCGCCGAGCGCCTGCGCGCGCTCGCCTGGTGGGACTGGGACCACGCGACCCTGCGCGCGCGCCTGGACGACTTCCGCGCGCTGCCGATCGAGGCGTTCCTGGAGCGCTACGAGGGCTGA
- a CDS encoding carbohydrate ABC transporter permease → MSTSAPTRPASSVPAGDASPPRAGRDRDARGLGAVRASMPRLAWYVACGCVALLFLYPLGIMLGTALTAQDGSIGLGNLQRLLTPTGGLDLVTSLRNSVFVSLLVTAVTVVVSTLAGYAFARLPFRGSDVVFFVVLITFMIPFQAIITPLFLTLIELDLDNSLVGLSLVLATFNLPFGIFLMRNSFAAVPASLEEAALIDGNTPLQAMRRVMLPIAIPGVVSTALLTFFSAWNDFFATLILITDQSLYTLPVSLNILSAGQNNTVDWGLMQTGVAVTVLPCVVLYLLLQRYYVAGLISGAVK, encoded by the coding sequence ATGAGCACCTCAGCCCCCACCCGCCCCGCCTCCTCCGTCCCCGCCGGGGACGCGTCCCCGCCCCGCGCCGGCCGCGACCGCGACGCCCGCGGCCTCGGCGCCGTCCGCGCCTCGATGCCGCGCCTCGCCTGGTACGTCGCGTGCGGCTGCGTCGCGCTCCTCTTCCTCTACCCGCTCGGGATCATGCTCGGCACGGCGCTCACCGCGCAGGACGGCTCGATCGGGCTCGGGAACCTGCAGCGCCTCCTCACGCCGACCGGCGGGCTCGACCTCGTGACGAGCCTCCGCAACAGCGTCTTCGTGTCGCTGCTGGTGACCGCCGTCACGGTCGTGGTCTCGACGCTGGCCGGGTACGCGTTCGCCCGCCTGCCGTTCCGGGGGAGCGACGTCGTGTTCTTCGTCGTGCTGATCACGTTCATGATCCCGTTCCAGGCGATCATCACGCCGCTGTTCCTGACGCTCATCGAGCTCGACCTCGACAACAGCCTCGTCGGGCTCTCGCTCGTGCTCGCGACGTTCAACCTGCCGTTCGGGATCTTCCTCATGCGGAACTCGTTCGCCGCGGTGCCGGCGAGCCTCGAGGAGGCCGCGCTCATCGACGGGAACACGCCGCTGCAGGCCATGCGGCGCGTCATGCTCCCCATCGCGATCCCCGGCGTCGTCTCGACCGCGCTGCTCACCTTCTTCTCCGCGTGGAACGACTTCTTCGCGACGCTCATCCTCATCACGGACCAGAGCCTGTACACGCTGCCGGTGAGCCTCAACATCCTCTCGGCCGGGCAGAACAACACGGTCGACTGGGGGCTGATGCAGACGGGCGTCGCCGTGACGGTGCTCCCGTGCGTCGTCCTCTACCTGCTGCTGCAGCGCTACTACGTGGCCGGCCTCATCAGCGGCGCGGTGAAGTAG
- a CDS encoding PhnE/PtxC family ABC transporter permease, translating to MTAVAERPGPAPLDAAPGVEERAPRPRRSRQRTLALVVVLGMVAFSVHALTTLDFSWSDIARSADNAVKVLSRMDPISFPPLADLVYLIGLTLGIVVLGTLAAAIVSVPVAYASARNTTPAPWLRGLGRTIGVVTRAVPDVVLALAFALAFALGSPLPGILAIGIHSIGMISKLFADAIEQVDEGPQLAIRTTGGTRAQEFWSGVFPQVLPSWIATVLHRFDINLRGSAILGYAGVGGLGYAMKVAFAQFPTGYGRGLGIAIVIFALCVLLEVVSSSIRRSALGVRPTGRGLGDRIVRRVTRGRADASPSASAAPARVVTVASMQRRPWTPDRVRTVAWSALAVIVVVGGYLMADVDLSQITWEYFIPTFQSFWPPSTGTHTLGEFGEALLVTIQVAFAAALLSVVLALVVGSLAARNVAPSPAVRNASRVVLVLFRGVPELVLAILLIMITGLGDQAGVVALAFGGVGLLGKLIADSFEEVDAGPERALTAVGATRGQRFLAATWPQGLPSLVGNSLYLVDTNIRAATILGIVGGSGIGFHLTNASSVMTLHGQVTTLVAMVFVSVLAVEGLAAWLRRVYR from the coding sequence GTGACCGCGGTCGCCGAGCGCCCTGGCCCCGCACCCCTCGACGCCGCGCCCGGCGTCGAGGAGCGCGCGCCCCGGCCGCGCCGGTCGCGGCAGCGGACGCTCGCGCTCGTGGTGGTGCTCGGGATGGTCGCGTTCTCCGTCCACGCGCTGACGACGCTCGACTTCTCCTGGTCGGACATCGCCCGCAGCGCCGACAACGCGGTCAAGGTGCTGTCGCGCATGGACCCGATCAGCTTCCCGCCCCTCGCCGACCTCGTGTACCTGATCGGCCTCACGCTCGGGATCGTCGTGCTCGGCACGCTCGCGGCGGCCATCGTCTCGGTCCCGGTCGCCTACGCGTCCGCGCGGAACACCACGCCCGCGCCGTGGCTGCGCGGGCTCGGCCGCACGATCGGCGTCGTGACCCGCGCGGTCCCCGACGTCGTGCTCGCCCTCGCGTTCGCGCTCGCCTTCGCGCTCGGCAGCCCGCTGCCCGGGATCCTCGCCATCGGGATCCACTCCATCGGCATGATCTCCAAGCTCTTCGCCGACGCCATCGAGCAGGTCGACGAGGGGCCCCAGCTCGCGATCCGCACCACGGGCGGCACCCGGGCGCAGGAGTTCTGGTCGGGCGTCTTCCCGCAGGTGCTGCCGTCGTGGATCGCCACGGTGCTGCATCGCTTCGACATCAACCTCCGCGGATCCGCGATCCTCGGCTACGCCGGCGTGGGCGGGCTCGGCTACGCCATGAAGGTCGCGTTCGCCCAGTTCCCGACCGGGTACGGCCGCGGGCTCGGGATCGCGATCGTCATCTTCGCGCTGTGCGTGCTGCTGGAGGTCGTCTCGTCGTCGATCCGCCGCAGCGCGCTCGGCGTGCGCCCGACCGGGCGCGGTCTCGGCGACCGCATCGTGCGCCGCGTCACGCGGGGCCGGGCTGATGCGTCGCCGTCCGCGAGCGCCGCCCCGGCGCGCGTCGTCACCGTCGCGTCCATGCAGCGGCGGCCGTGGACGCCCGACCGGGTGCGCACGGTCGCGTGGTCGGCGCTCGCGGTGATCGTCGTCGTGGGCGGCTACCTCATGGCGGACGTCGACCTCAGCCAGATCACGTGGGAGTACTTCATCCCCACCTTCCAGAGCTTCTGGCCGCCGAGCACCGGCACGCACACGCTCGGCGAGTTCGGCGAGGCGCTGCTCGTCACGATCCAGGTGGCGTTCGCCGCGGCGCTGCTGTCGGTCGTGCTCGCGCTGGTCGTCGGATCCCTGGCCGCGCGGAACGTCGCGCCGAGCCCCGCCGTGCGGAACGCCTCGCGCGTCGTGCTCGTCCTCTTCCGCGGCGTGCCCGAGCTGGTGCTGGCGATCCTCCTCATCATGATCACGGGGCTCGGCGACCAGGCCGGCGTCGTCGCGCTCGCGTTCGGCGGCGTGGGGCTCCTCGGCAAGCTCATCGCGGACTCCTTCGAGGAGGTCGACGCGGGACCGGAGCGCGCGCTCACCGCCGTCGGCGCGACCCGCGGGCAGCGCTTCCTCGCGGCGACCTGGCCGCAGGGCCTGCCGTCGCTCGTCGGGAACTCGCTCTACCTGGTCGACACGAACATCCGGGCGGCCACGATCCTCGGCATCGTCGGCGGCAGCGGCATCGGGTTCCACCTGACGAACGCGTCCTCGGTGATGACCCTGCACGGGCAGGTGACGACGCTCGTCGCCATGGTGTTCGTGAGCGTGCTCGCGGTGGAGGGCCTCGCGGCCTGGCTGCGGCGCGTCTACCGGTGA
- a CDS encoding oxidoreductase, which translates to MTDASAAPARPSVAVVGPGAIGTSVAAALHEAGVPVLLCGRSARERLELRTGDGTTIVVPGPVRTDPTGVTAPVDLVLLAVKATQIEAAAPWLAALCHAGTVVAVLQNGIEQVEDVAPHVPGCPVVPAVVWFPAEALADGSVLLRGTPRLTLPDVPAARVVVDALAGGRCAVEMAADFRTVAWRKLVQNAVAGIMAATGRRAGVYRRDDVATLARAYGRECLRVARAEGADLDDDVADRIVDDFRAAPVDQGTSILADRDAGRPLEWEARNGIILRRARAHGLPTPLGDVLVPLLAAASDGPG; encoded by the coding sequence ATGACGGATGCGTCGGCCGCGCCCGCCCGGCCCTCCGTCGCCGTCGTCGGCCCCGGCGCGATCGGCACGTCCGTCGCCGCCGCGCTGCACGAGGCGGGGGTGCCCGTGCTCCTCTGCGGCCGCAGCGCGCGCGAGCGGCTCGAGCTGCGGACGGGGGACGGGACGACGATCGTGGTCCCCGGCCCCGTGCGCACGGATCCGACCGGCGTGACGGCGCCCGTCGACCTCGTGCTGCTCGCCGTGAAGGCCACGCAGATCGAGGCGGCGGCGCCGTGGCTCGCGGCCCTGTGCCACGCGGGGACGGTGGTCGCCGTGCTGCAGAACGGGATCGAGCAGGTCGAGGACGTCGCGCCGCACGTGCCGGGCTGCCCGGTCGTGCCCGCGGTGGTGTGGTTCCCCGCGGAGGCGCTGGCCGACGGATCGGTGCTGCTCCGCGGCACCCCGCGCCTCACGCTGCCCGACGTGCCGGCGGCGCGCGTCGTCGTCGACGCGCTGGCCGGCGGCCGGTGCGCGGTCGAGATGGCCGCCGACTTCCGCACGGTCGCCTGGCGGAAGCTCGTGCAGAACGCGGTCGCGGGGATCATGGCCGCCACGGGTCGGCGGGCGGGCGTCTACCGGCGGGACGACGTCGCGACGCTCGCCCGGGCCTACGGGCGGGAGTGCCTCCGGGTGGCGCGCGCCGAGGGCGCCGACCTCGACGACGACGTGGCGGACCGGATCGTGGACGACTTCCGCGCGGCCCCCGTCGACCAGGGCACCTCGATCCTCGCCGACCGGGACGCGGGCCGGCCGCTCGAGTGGGAGGCCCGCAACGGCATCATCCTGCGGCGGGCCCGGGCGCACGGCCTGCCGACGCCCCTCGGCGACGTGCTCGTGCCGCTCCTGGCGGCCGCGAGCGACGGCCCGGGCTGA